A window of the Desulfobacula toluolica Tol2 genome harbors these coding sequences:
- a CDS encoding phosphoenolpyruvate carboxykinase (GTP), with protein sequence MINMCKTGRDIDIINELGKVDSEKSAKSILKKHMDDEQLTRILKIKHPEVLKRIADSIVLCNPSAVFVNTGSPEDREFIKNLALEKKEESSLAMKGHTIHFDLAQEQGRIIDRTYYIANPEDQVSSLANRMDRPTALEQVRSNMTDIMKGMTMIIGFYMRGPVGSPVSNPALEITSSTYVAHSAELLYRNAYAAFDKEVENLGHFFTNVHSEGLNRPEDLPDARVFMDRKFKTTYSWKCTYAGNTLLLKKGNHRFAVDKAVYENLGQELSEHMFITGIHGPNDRVTWFAGAAPSGCGKTTTAMAGNVFIGDDLAQMWIADDGSIRSVNPEAGIFGIVEDVNLEGDPLLMKVLRQPGHEVIWSNVLIDENKVPHWVGNNENHPDKGFNFQGDWYKGKTDENGKPVPMSHPNSRCTLRSTSLDNYSPEAENPKGALTRVFTYSGRDADTMPPVWVAQNSDAGVVIGACIVSAATATEVGATGVKRSPWANAAFIPGSLGDYMDAQFKFFGSDKIKNDYKPVMAGLNYFLTDKARGGDSSMLLGEKRDVKVWLSWLERYAHNEIDHITTPIGNIPRYDDLKSLFKQIIGKDYTKELYTKQFSLYLDHIIKRLELQQEAYSKEERVPQTLFDILAEQKQALSALRDTHGSIVLPDIFVN encoded by the coding sequence ATGATTAACATGTGTAAAACCGGTAGAGATATAGATATTATCAATGAATTAGGAAAAGTGGATTCCGAAAAAAGCGCTAAATCCATATTAAAAAAACATATGGACGATGAACAATTAACCCGGATTTTAAAAATCAAACACCCTGAAGTCTTAAAAAGAATTGCCGATTCAATTGTTCTTTGCAACCCTTCTGCTGTCTTTGTCAACACAGGATCACCCGAGGACAGGGAATTTATTAAAAATCTTGCCCTTGAAAAAAAGGAAGAAAGCTCACTTGCAATGAAGGGGCATACCATTCACTTTGACCTGGCCCAGGAACAGGGTAGAATCATTGACAGGACATATTATATCGCAAACCCGGAAGATCAAGTCAGTTCGCTTGCCAACCGTATGGACAGGCCCACGGCCCTTGAACAAGTCCGGTCAAACATGACGGATATCATGAAAGGCATGACCATGATCATTGGATTTTACATGCGGGGCCCTGTTGGCTCTCCCGTATCAAATCCTGCTTTGGAAATCACAAGCTCCACCTATGTCGCCCACAGTGCTGAACTGCTTTACAGAAACGCCTATGCCGCGTTTGATAAAGAAGTTGAAAATCTTGGCCATTTCTTTACCAATGTTCACAGCGAAGGGCTGAACAGGCCGGAAGATCTTCCCGATGCAAGGGTGTTCATGGATCGCAAATTCAAAACCACCTACAGCTGGAAATGCACCTATGCCGGAAACACCCTGCTGCTTAAAAAAGGAAACCATAGGTTCGCAGTAGACAAGGCAGTGTATGAAAATCTTGGACAGGAACTATCCGAGCATATGTTTATCACGGGAATCCATGGTCCCAATGACCGCGTAACATGGTTTGCAGGTGCCGCTCCCAGCGGATGCGGAAAAACCACCACAGCCATGGCAGGAAATGTATTTATCGGCGATGATCTCGCCCAGATGTGGATTGCCGATGACGGCAGCATCCGGTCAGTCAACCCGGAAGCCGGTATTTTCGGCATTGTGGAAGATGTTAATCTTGAAGGCGATCCACTGCTGATGAAAGTCTTACGACAGCCCGGACATGAAGTGATCTGGTCCAATGTGCTGATTGACGAAAACAAAGTTCCCCATTGGGTGGGAAACAATGAAAACCATCCTGACAAAGGATTCAATTTCCAGGGAGATTGGTATAAAGGCAAAACCGATGAAAACGGCAAACCCGTTCCCATGTCCCATCCCAATTCCAGGTGTACCCTGCGCTCGACCAGCCTTGACAACTACTCCCCTGAAGCTGAAAACCCCAAAGGTGCCCTGACACGAGTGTTTACATACAGTGGCAGGGATGCAGACACAATGCCTCCGGTCTGGGTGGCTCAAAATTCAGATGCCGGAGTTGTCATCGGAGCCTGTATCGTGTCGGCTGCCACAGCAACGGAAGTCGGAGCCACCGGTGTAAAAAGGTCGCCCTGGGCCAATGCCGCCTTTATTCCCGGCTCTCTGGGAGATTATATGGATGCCCAGTTTAAATTTTTCGGCAGTGACAAAATAAAAAACGATTATAAACCCGTTATGGCAGGCCTCAATTATTTTCTGACTGACAAGGCCCGTGGTGGAGACTCCTCTATGCTTCTCGGAGAAAAAAGAGATGTAAAAGTATGGCTTTCCTGGCTTGAAAGATATGCCCACAATGAAATAGACCATATCACAACCCCAATTGGGAATATTCCCAGATATGATGATTTAAAATCATTGTTTAAGCAGATTATCGGCAAAGACTATACCAAGGAGTTGTATACAAAACAATTTTCTTTATATTTGGATCATATCATCAAACGCTTGGAGCTTCAGCAGGAAGCCTATTCCAAAGAAGAAAGAGTACCTCAAACCCTGTTTGACATTTTAGCTGAACAAAAACAAGCCCTTTCAGCATTAAGGGATACCCATGGCAGTATTGTATTGCCGGACATATTTGTTAATTAA